One region of Baekduia soli genomic DNA includes:
- a CDS encoding FkbM family methyltransferase, with product MPKDLSEAARVGVRLALDIGSRNPLRRAALLVAPLLVGSGLRRGPLRVRLRLAGGERDFVVPDLAGFLVLWEVFSEGAYADGLPAGARTIVDLGANSGASVLFLAGRYPGARIVAVEAGPAVFGVLEANVGGLPGVRCVHGAVTSTGEPVTFHDAGESWGGWTHAPGSADDPAPAGPAQVVAPVDLDALIAEAGPVDLLKIDVEGAEFDVLPACAGLDAVGTIVGEIHAAAGDPRTVALLEVVGRGRRVTITSPPGRYTTFVAGPSAGDDGGQRPRVGE from the coding sequence GTGCCCAAGGACCTGTCGGAGGCCGCGCGCGTCGGGGTGCGCCTGGCGCTGGACATCGGATCGCGCAACCCGCTGCGCCGCGCCGCGCTGCTCGTCGCGCCGCTGCTCGTGGGATCGGGGCTGCGGCGCGGCCCGCTGCGCGTGCGGCTGCGCCTCGCCGGGGGCGAGCGCGACTTCGTCGTCCCGGACCTCGCGGGCTTCCTGGTCCTGTGGGAGGTCTTCAGCGAGGGCGCCTACGCCGACGGGCTGCCGGCCGGCGCGCGCACGATCGTCGACCTCGGCGCCAACAGCGGTGCGTCGGTGCTGTTCCTGGCCGGCCGCTACCCCGGCGCGCGCATCGTGGCGGTCGAGGCCGGCCCGGCGGTGTTCGGGGTGCTGGAGGCCAACGTCGGCGGGCTGCCCGGCGTGCGCTGCGTCCACGGCGCGGTCACGTCGACGGGCGAGCCGGTGACCTTCCACGACGCCGGCGAGAGCTGGGGCGGCTGGACCCACGCGCCCGGGAGCGCCGACGATCCCGCGCCCGCGGGCCCGGCCCAGGTCGTGGCGCCCGTCGACCTGGACGCCCTGATCGCCGAGGCGGGGCCCGTGGACCTGCTCAAGATCGACGTCGAGGGTGCGGAGTTCGACGTGCTGCCGGCCTGCGCCGGGCTCGACGCCGTCGGGACGATCGTCGGCGAGATCCACGCGGCGGCCGGCGACCCGCGGACGGTCGCGCTGCTGGAGGTCGTCGGCCGCGGCCGACGGGTGACGATCACCTCGCCGCCCGGCCGTTACACGACGTTCGTCGCCGGGCCGTCGGCCGGCGACGACGGCGGTCAGCGCCCGCGCGTGGGGGAGTAG
- a CDS encoding PP2C family protein-serine/threonine phosphatase: MPSDTDPHPSAGALLRDVPAADLAEHIVAVAQALGGRPSALYVLDIAGTKLRRVAGEGGLPHTLAIPQAIGPELPREQAAGLEATLRAFSADLVLVPLWLRHRAIAAIVCEGRPTQDLDGLAREAAAAMELVDGYTDIFAIARRAEPVSTAAQLQQDLLPPRISAARGAELAAAILPAYDVGGDWIDHSASATGAWLAVGDALGKGLRAAALSALAVAAQRAVRQAGGTLTDSAHAIHEAVLAGGAGEEFMTILLAEWDARDRLLSWVNCGHPAPVLLRHGRPVAPLDGFHTLPVGIADMPPRLELAQVRLRPGDHIVLHTDGVTERRRADGSPFGSDGLAAALTPRPASAVASVAALQDAVLTAGPEALRDDATIMALRIDDDTRHEPPTPGAEA; this comes from the coding sequence TTGCCGTCCGACACCGATCCCCACCCCTCCGCGGGAGCGCTCCTGCGCGACGTCCCGGCCGCGGACCTCGCCGAGCACATCGTCGCGGTGGCCCAGGCCCTCGGCGGGCGGCCCTCGGCGCTGTACGTCCTCGACATCGCGGGCACCAAGCTGCGCCGCGTGGCCGGCGAGGGTGGCCTGCCCCACACGCTGGCGATCCCCCAGGCCATCGGGCCCGAGCTGCCCCGCGAGCAGGCCGCCGGCCTGGAGGCCACGCTGCGGGCGTTCTCCGCCGACCTCGTGCTCGTCCCGCTGTGGCTGCGTCACCGGGCCATCGCGGCCATCGTCTGCGAGGGGCGCCCCACGCAGGACCTCGACGGGCTGGCGCGCGAGGCCGCAGCCGCGATGGAGCTCGTCGACGGCTACACCGACATCTTCGCGATCGCGCGCAGGGCCGAGCCGGTCAGCACCGCCGCCCAGCTGCAGCAGGACCTGCTGCCGCCGCGCATCAGCGCGGCCCGCGGGGCGGAGCTGGCCGCCGCGATCCTGCCCGCCTACGACGTCGGCGGCGACTGGATCGACCACTCGGCCTCGGCGACCGGCGCGTGGCTGGCGGTCGGCGACGCCCTCGGCAAGGGGCTGCGGGCCGCCGCGCTGTCGGCCCTGGCCGTCGCGGCCCAGCGCGCCGTGCGCCAGGCGGGCGGCACGCTGACCGACTCCGCCCACGCGATCCACGAGGCCGTGCTCGCCGGGGGCGCGGGCGAGGAGTTCATGACGATCCTGCTCGCCGAGTGGGACGCACGCGATCGGCTGCTGAGCTGGGTCAACTGCGGGCACCCTGCACCCGTGCTCCTCCGTCACGGACGTCCCGTCGCCCCGCTGGACGGGTTCCACACGCTCCCGGTCGGCATCGCCGACATGCCCCCGCGGCTCGAGCTGGCACAGGTGCGCCTGCGGCCCGGCGACCACATCGTGCTGCACACCGACGGCGTCACCGAACGGCGCCGCGCGGACGGATCGCCCTTCGGCAGCGACGGCCTGGCGGCTGCGCTGACGCCGCGTCCCGCCTCCGCCGTCGCGTCGGTCGCCGCGCTGCAGGACGCCGTCCTGACCGCCGGGCCCGAGGCCCTGCGCGACGATGCGACCATCATGGCCCTGAGGATCGACGACGACACCCGCCACGAGCCTCCGACGCCCGGGGCGGAGGCGTGA
- a CDS encoding universal stress protein — MPQTHRGATATTDPAATAAPTFVVGYDGSAGAGAAVRWAAAQAAPRGRVVVVHAEHPAIPRPAASAWTSRAKAGLDALWTVEHALGDVTVELEVAEGAPAAALCRAARTADADGIVVGRHRDSAFNADTVRQLLALADRPVTVVPG; from the coding sequence ATGCCCCAGACGCACCGTGGCGCGACCGCCACGACCGATCCCGCCGCCACGGCGGCACCGACGTTCGTCGTCGGCTACGACGGCTCGGCGGGGGCCGGTGCCGCGGTCCGCTGGGCCGCCGCCCAGGCCGCCCCGCGCGGGCGCGTGGTCGTCGTGCACGCCGAGCACCCCGCCATCCCGCGGCCCGCCGCCAGCGCATGGACGTCGCGGGCGAAGGCCGGGCTCGACGCCCTGTGGACGGTCGAGCACGCGCTCGGCGACGTGACGGTCGAGCTCGAGGTCGCCGAGGGCGCCCCGGCCGCCGCGCTGTGCCGCGCGGCGCGGACCGCGGACGCCGACGGCATCGTCGTCGGGCGCCACCGCGACAGCGCCTTCAACGCCGACACGGTCCGCCAGCTCCTGGCGCTCGCTGACCGGCCCGTCACGGTCGTCCCCGGCTGA
- the kaiC gene encoding circadian clock protein KaiC, producing the protein MSTEPIEVGRVASGVEGLDPVTGGGLPHRRLTLVSGTAGSGKTLLAVQFLAAGILDHDEPGVFVTFEERPSEIARNFRSLGWDVERWERDGAWTFVDASPDLEPETVVSGDYDLSSLVLRVRHAVQRSGAARVAIDSTGALVDQFGNAQVARRALFQIGTELQRLGVTAVMTAERPDDYGAVTRFGFEEFVADNVVILRNALADEKRRRTVEVLKLRGGAHLKGEHLFTIRPGRGMIVVPQEVLSFGYASSHQRLGSGVPELDRMCGGGLLARSLVLVSGPTGVGKSLLASHFAAGGALDGQRGLLFSFEESRDQLARNAAAWGIDFDALEADGRMRVVAQAPEAASLEDHLLHLKQVMAEFAPDRIAIDSLTALRRVATVKSFREYLLGLSFHIKEQSLLGLMTATSREPSGLDLSGDLHMSTVSDAIIVMQYVADHGRVGRAINVMKVRGSDHDKDIREFLIDDTGMHIAGRLDLRNWHVLPEVS; encoded by the coding sequence ATGAGCACGGAGCCGATCGAGGTCGGCCGGGTCGCATCGGGGGTCGAGGGCCTGGATCCCGTCACCGGCGGCGGCCTGCCCCACCGGCGCCTCACGCTGGTCTCGGGGACGGCGGGCAGCGGCAAGACGCTTCTGGCCGTCCAGTTCCTGGCCGCCGGGATCCTCGACCACGACGAGCCCGGAGTGTTCGTCACGTTCGAGGAGCGCCCGTCGGAGATCGCGCGCAACTTCCGCTCCCTCGGCTGGGATGTCGAGCGCTGGGAGCGCGACGGGGCGTGGACGTTCGTCGACGCCTCGCCCGACCTCGAGCCCGAGACCGTGGTCTCCGGCGACTACGACCTGTCCTCGCTCGTGCTGCGCGTGCGCCACGCCGTGCAGCGCTCGGGCGCGGCGCGCGTGGCCATCGACTCCACCGGCGCGCTCGTCGACCAGTTCGGCAACGCCCAGGTCGCGCGCCGGGCGCTGTTCCAGATCGGGACCGAGCTGCAGCGCCTGGGCGTCACGGCGGTCATGACCGCCGAGCGCCCCGACGACTACGGCGCCGTCACGCGCTTCGGCTTCGAGGAGTTCGTCGCCGACAACGTGGTCATCCTGCGCAACGCGCTGGCCGACGAGAAGCGCCGGCGCACGGTCGAGGTGCTCAAGCTGCGCGGCGGTGCGCACCTCAAGGGCGAGCACCTGTTCACGATCCGCCCCGGACGCGGCATGATCGTCGTGCCCCAGGAGGTCCTGAGCTTCGGCTACGCCTCCTCGCACCAGCGGCTGGGGTCCGGCGTCCCCGAGCTGGACCGGATGTGCGGCGGCGGCCTGCTGGCCCGCTCGCTGGTCCTGGTCTCCGGGCCGACCGGCGTGGGCAAGTCGCTGCTGGCCAGCCACTTCGCCGCCGGCGGCGCGCTCGACGGCCAGCGCGGCCTGCTGTTCTCCTTCGAGGAGTCCCGTGACCAGCTGGCGCGCAACGCGGCGGCCTGGGGCATCGACTTCGACGCGCTGGAGGCCGACGGCCGGATGCGCGTGGTCGCCCAGGCCCCCGAGGCCGCGTCGCTGGAGGACCACCTCCTGCACCTCAAGCAGGTCATGGCCGAGTTCGCGCCCGACCGCATCGCCATCGACAGCCTCACGGCGCTGCGGCGCGTCGCGACCGTCAAGAGCTTCCGAGAGTACCTGCTCGGCCTGAGCTTCCACATCAAGGAGCAGTCGCTGCTCGGGCTCATGACGGCCACGTCGCGTGAACCGTCGGGCCTGGACCTCAGCGGCGACCTGCACATGTCGACGGTCAGCGACGCGATCATCGTCATGCAGTACGTCGCCGACCACGGGCGCGTGGGGCGCGCGATCAACGTGATGAAGGTCCGCGGGTCCGACCACGACAAGGACATCCGCGAGTTCCTCATCGACGACACCGGGATGCACATCGCCGGGCGCCTGGACCTGCGCAACTGGCACGTGCTGCCCGAGGTCAGCTGA
- a CDS encoding STAS domain-containing protein, with translation MSRPPASEPFRIDARPRAGGATVLAVAGEVDLVSAPELAAAIAAAGGGPVVVDLSEVVFMDSSGLNVILQATRSARAEGWSFAVAPQLSEPVARLFELTAMDGYLPFDGRA, from the coding sequence GTGTCCCGTCCTCCCGCCTCCGAGCCGTTTCGCATCGACGCCCGCCCCCGCGCCGGCGGCGCGACCGTGCTGGCGGTCGCCGGTGAGGTGGACCTCGTCTCCGCCCCGGAGCTGGCGGCCGCGATCGCCGCGGCCGGGGGCGGGCCCGTCGTCGTCGACCTCTCCGAGGTGGTCTTCATGGACTCCTCGGGCCTCAACGTGATCCTGCAGGCGACCCGCTCCGCGCGCGCCGAGGGCTGGTCGTTCGCCGTCGCCCCGCAGCTCTCCGAGCCCGTGGCCCGGCTCTTCGAGCTCACGGCGATGGACGGCTACCTGCCGTTCGACGGCCGGGCCTGA
- a CDS encoding universal stress protein — MADAASAEDEAGDADGRPGPTIVVGWDGSDAARGALRTATRLARDGRVIVVHAHEAAAPHVTSRWRELLQADGARRSLLLLAEIPAASDADLELVRIEARSLDGPPADALLRTAREDGADAIAVGSRGLGAGPGAVGSVSAALLASTDRPVLVVPPAAAHPTPGA, encoded by the coding sequence ATGGCCGACGCCGCGTCCGCCGAGGACGAAGCCGGCGACGCCGACGGCCGGCCCGGCCCGACGATCGTCGTGGGCTGGGACGGCTCGGACGCCGCCCGCGGCGCGCTGCGCACCGCCACCCGCCTGGCCCGCGACGGTCGCGTGATCGTCGTCCACGCCCACGAGGCCGCCGCGCCCCACGTCACCTCGCGCTGGCGCGAGCTGCTGCAGGCCGACGGGGCCCGGCGCAGCCTGCTGCTGCTCGCCGAGATCCCCGCCGCCTCCGACGCCGACCTCGAGCTGGTGCGCATCGAGGCGCGGTCGCTGGACGGCCCTCCGGCCGACGCGCTGCTGCGGACCGCGCGCGAGGACGGCGCCGACGCGATCGCGGTCGGCTCCCGCGGCCTCGGTGCGGGCCCCGGGGCCGTCGGTAGCGTGTCGGCAGCACTGCTGGCCTCGACCGATCGCCCCGTCCTCGTCGTCCCGCCCGCCGCCGCGCACCCCACCCCAGGAGCCTGA
- a CDS encoding exopolysaccharide biosynthesis protein, with translation MSASSPAPARDAPKVSDEIERWLGSDGEKTLGSLIELFEEKSFAILFVVLLGVPALPLPTGGATHVFEVIAVLLALQLIAGRDEIWLPDRWRSKELAGERQQKFITGLMKLIRRLERFSRPRLAFLFDHRLSNVVFGLLVIGGSAGAFFAPPFTGLDTLPALGVVLLSLGVLLEDVAIVIAGLIVGATGVILELVLGSAAIKGIGSLL, from the coding sequence GTGTCCGCCTCCTCGCCCGCCCCTGCCCGCGACGCGCCGAAGGTCAGCGACGAGATCGAGCGCTGGCTGGGCTCCGACGGCGAGAAGACCCTGGGCAGCCTCATCGAGCTCTTCGAGGAGAAGAGCTTCGCGATCCTGTTCGTGGTCCTGCTCGGCGTGCCGGCGCTCCCGCTGCCGACCGGCGGCGCGACGCACGTCTTCGAGGTCATCGCGGTGCTGCTGGCGCTGCAGCTCATCGCCGGCCGCGACGAGATCTGGCTGCCCGACCGCTGGCGCTCCAAGGAGCTGGCCGGCGAGCGCCAGCAGAAGTTCATCACCGGGTTGATGAAGCTCATCCGCCGCCTGGAGCGCTTCTCGCGCCCGCGCCTGGCCTTCCTCTTCGATCACCGACTCAGCAACGTCGTCTTCGGCCTGCTGGTCATCGGCGGCTCGGCGGGCGCGTTCTTCGCCCCGCCGTTCACCGGGCTGGACACGCTGCCCGCGCTCGGCGTCGTGCTCCTGTCGCTCGGCGTCCTGCTCGAGGACGTCGCGATCGTGATCGCCGGGCTGATCGTCGGCGCCACCGGCGTGATCCTGGAGCTCGTGCTCGGCAGCGCCGCGATCAAGGGCATCGGCTCGCTCCTGTAG
- a CDS encoding NAD-dependent epimerase/dehydratase family protein, whose protein sequence is MRGSVVLVTGGAGFIGSHVVDRLIAAGHRPRILDTRASPWHAGVETVIGDVRRLDDVLAASRGCAAICHLAAAADVNEVHERPAWATELNALGTLNVLEAARLHGTARVVYASTVWVYSDVDAAAVDEDTPLVPPAHLYTAGKLSGELYCRSYAELYGVSSTVLRFGIPYGPRARPAAVIPAFVGRALRGEALSIAGTGDQERSFVYVEDLAEGVVRALAPEAAGRTYNLAGRETTTVRELADLVCAEVAPTAIVHTPGRSGDLRGAEISSDRAEDELGWRARTPLAEGVRRYAAWVQATPPSPEPVPAARLRPRVPAGVRRVGARLASGATDPVYAGTVALLAVLAATLAVLLGTEGDDRITAIAIIGGALLVPLWSLTATEWPAAVHRAQALGIGLLAVLSVLLLGAIDSGDLAVGRAHVLETVVLSGLLTSALHVVPRRLAAGSA, encoded by the coding sequence ATGCGCGGATCTGTCGTCCTGGTCACCGGAGGTGCGGGGTTCATCGGCTCCCACGTCGTGGACCGCCTCATCGCCGCCGGCCATCGCCCGCGGATCCTCGACACGCGTGCGTCGCCGTGGCATGCGGGCGTCGAGACGGTCATCGGCGACGTCCGCCGCCTCGACGACGTGCTCGCCGCGTCGCGCGGGTGCGCGGCGATCTGCCACCTGGCGGCGGCGGCCGACGTCAACGAGGTCCACGAGCGCCCGGCCTGGGCCACCGAGCTCAACGCGCTGGGTACGCTCAACGTGCTCGAGGCCGCCCGCCTGCACGGCACCGCGCGGGTCGTCTACGCCTCCACCGTGTGGGTGTACTCCGACGTGGACGCCGCCGCCGTCGACGAGGACACGCCGCTCGTGCCCCCCGCACACCTGTACACCGCGGGCAAGCTCTCGGGCGAGCTGTACTGCCGCTCCTACGCCGAGCTGTACGGCGTGAGCTCGACGGTGCTGCGCTTCGGCATCCCCTACGGCCCGCGCGCCCGGCCTGCGGCGGTCATCCCGGCCTTCGTCGGGCGGGCGCTGCGCGGCGAGGCGCTGAGCATCGCCGGCACGGGCGACCAGGAGCGCTCGTTCGTCTACGTCGAGGACCTGGCCGAGGGCGTCGTGCGGGCGCTGGCGCCCGAGGCCGCCGGGCGCACCTACAACCTGGCCGGCCGCGAGACCACGACGGTGCGCGAGCTGGCCGACCTCGTGTGCGCCGAGGTGGCGCCGACCGCGATCGTCCACACCCCGGGGCGCAGCGGCGACCTGCGCGGCGCCGAGATCTCCAGCGACCGCGCCGAGGACGAGCTGGGCTGGCGGGCCCGCACGCCGCTGGCCGAGGGCGTGCGTCGCTACGCCGCGTGGGTGCAGGCCACGCCGCCGTCGCCGGAGCCGGTGCCGGCGGCCCGGCTGCGACCGCGGGTGCCCGCGGGCGTCCGGCGCGTCGGCGCGCGGCTGGCCTCCGGCGCCACCGATCCCGTCTACGCCGGGACGGTCGCGCTGCTGGCCGTCCTGGCCGCGACGCTGGCGGTGCTGCTGGGCACGGAGGGCGACGACCGCATCACGGCGATCGCGATCATCGGCGGCGCCCTGCTCGTGCCGCTGTGGTCGCTGACGGCCACGGAGTGGCCGGCGGCCGTGCACCGCGCCCAGGCGCTCGGCATCGGGCTGCTCGCCGTGCTCAGCGTGCTGCTCCTGGGGGCGATCGACTCCGGGGACCTTGCGGTCGGGCGCGCCCACGTGCTCGAGACGGTGGTGCTGTCGGGGCTGCTGACCAGCGCGCTGCACGTCGTGCCGCGGCGCCTGGCCGCCGGCTCGGCCTAG
- a CDS encoding NAD(P)/FAD-dependent oxidoreductase, whose translation MHAATHRPHVVIAGGGVAAIELALALHDLAGTRVQMTLVAPERDFELRPLRTAEPFSADHVRRHSLRDLARRVGAELVADTVVAVDPGRHAVRLAETGTRSYDALVLAVGARHRTAFSRAITFTGDRTTVAYNGLLADLEEHWTRSVAFVVPPGTTWPLPLYELALMTAREVRSMGIDDVALQVISPEPTPLSLFGVPASEAVAGLLASAGIAFRGDTHAQAGHDGRLELLPGGDRLDAERVVALPTIEGPQISGVPGDERGFIPVDDHGRVRGVEDVYAAGDGTTFPVKQGGLACQMADAIAEVLAAAAGADVTPQPFRPVLRGHLLTGRGSQYLEQPLPDAGSETTSDLHLWSAPRKVDGRYLSPWLEELEGASAAAAPEGAHIDVEVALPSDYEIGHEAMRLDPYSPTRGR comes from the coding sequence ATGCACGCCGCCACCCACCGCCCCCACGTCGTCATCGCCGGTGGCGGGGTCGCCGCGATCGAGCTGGCCCTCGCGCTGCACGACCTCGCCGGGACGCGCGTCCAGATGACGCTCGTCGCCCCCGAGCGCGACTTCGAGCTGCGCCCGCTGCGCACCGCCGAGCCGTTCTCGGCCGACCACGTCCGCCGCCACTCCCTGCGCGACCTGGCCCGGCGCGTCGGCGCCGAGCTCGTCGCCGACACGGTCGTCGCCGTCGACCCCGGCCGCCACGCCGTCCGCCTCGCCGAGACCGGCACGCGCAGCTACGACGCGCTGGTCCTCGCGGTCGGCGCCCGCCACCGCACGGCGTTCTCGCGCGCGATCACGTTCACCGGCGACCGCACGACGGTCGCCTACAACGGGCTGCTCGCCGACCTCGAGGAGCACTGGACCCGGTCGGTCGCCTTCGTCGTGCCGCCCGGCACGACCTGGCCGCTGCCGCTCTACGAGCTCGCGCTCATGACGGCGCGCGAGGTGCGCTCGATGGGCATCGACGACGTCGCGCTGCAGGTCATCTCGCCCGAGCCCACGCCGCTGAGCCTCTTCGGGGTCCCCGCGAGCGAGGCGGTCGCCGGCCTGCTGGCCTCGGCGGGCATCGCGTTCCGCGGCGACACCCACGCGCAGGCGGGCCACGACGGGCGCCTGGAGCTGCTGCCCGGCGGCGATCGCCTGGACGCCGAGCGCGTCGTCGCGCTGCCCACCATCGAGGGCCCGCAGATCTCCGGCGTCCCCGGCGACGAGCGCGGGTTCATCCCGGTCGACGACCACGGCCGCGTGCGCGGCGTCGAGGACGTCTACGCCGCCGGCGACGGCACGACCTTCCCGGTCAAGCAGGGCGGGCTGGCCTGCCAGATGGCCGACGCCATCGCCGAGGTGCTCGCGGCCGCCGCGGGCGCCGATGTGACGCCGCAGCCGTTCCGCCCGGTCCTGCGCGGGCACCTGCTCACCGGCCGGGGCAGCCAGTACCTCGAGCAGCCCCTGCCCGACGCGGGCAGCGAGACGACGTCGGACCTGCACCTGTGGTCGGCGCCGCGCAAGGTCGACGGCCGCTACCTGTCCCCGTGGCTCGAGGAGCTCGAGGGCGCCTCGGCCGCCGCCGCGCCCGAGGGCGCGCACATCGACGTCGAGGTCGCGCTGCCCAGCGACTACGAGATCGGCCATGAGGCGATGCGCCTGGACCCCTACTCCCCCACGCGCGGGCGCTGA